GCATAACTCCAAACTTAGCAATCTCAGAAATAGAAGCCCCTTTTAAATGATAAGCGATTGATAAAATATGATGCTCATTAATGTTTAAATCGTAAGGCTTAATCCACTGTTGCCAATCTTTCTCTACACATTTCCATAACGCTTTCGATAATTGAGCAATGCGTTGGCTGAAAATCATCGCTTCTTTTACCGAGTAATCTTTTTCTCCACTTTTCATTTACTCACCCACTTTAACATTCTTTTTCATTACTATCTATTATGCCAGTAAAATAAAAATTAATAAAGTCTTTTTGTGAGAATTGTGAAAATTTTTCGGAAAAATGACATTCTATACAAATCATGCATAACTATGGAAGCGTTTTATGAGTCGTGAATACATGTGTTGTCCATACATGTTAATTGATAACATATATTGTAAATGCATAAAAACACGGCATATCTGTGTGATATGCCGTGTTAAGGTCAATTTATATAAAAAATATTTGTTATATGCAAAAAACTAAGCAGGAATTTGTTTACGCTTTTTCTGGAACAGCTTCTTGTAGTTTCTCAATTGATTTTTGAATGTCCAAAATCTCTCTCTCAATGTGTCGCTTGTTTTGAGAAATATCTTGCTTCCAGTTCGAAATTGTATCTTGCATATCGTCTTTTAATTCTTGAAACACTTCTTTACCTTCTGAAGCAGTTTCAACGATTTGACGTTTTAATAATTTTGTATCAGCTGTAATATCAGCTAAAGTCTTTTTAATATCATTTCCTTTTTCTTTTAACTTACCGCGCATAGCTTTACCAGAAGAAGGAGTAGAGAAAAGAACGGCTAGTCCAGCAACTGCTCCGCCGCAAATGACACCTGTAATAAAGGATTTAGCTTTTGACATAAAAGGAGACCTCCTTATTTTTTGTTCGTATTCATGATGTGAAAAAATATGCATATCTTTAAGACAAGGGAAAGAAAAGTGTGCGGTGCACATTCCCTAGCATCTTAAGTGAAGAAACAAGCCGTGCAATATTTAATCACGTTAGGAAATTGGC
This Bacillus paramycoides DNA region includes the following protein-coding sequences:
- a CDS encoding YtxH domain-containing protein, whose protein sequence is MSKAKSFITGVICGGAVAGLAVLFSTPSSGKAMRGKLKEKGNDIKKTLADITADTKLLKRQIVETASEGKEVFQELKDDMQDTISNWKQDISQNKRHIEREILDIQKSIEKLQEAVPEKA